Proteins from a single region of Amycolatopsis sp. CA-230715:
- a CDS encoding 4,5-dihydroxyphthalate decarboxylase: protein MTELRIGTYRYEHTAALVDGTVAIEGVDASFETAPLVSDVFERMVRGDFDVAELGLTYFLRTFDLDVAPFLALPIFPNRNFRHSAIFVNTASGITDPRDLAGKTVGEFALYGHDPGVWVKGILADEHDVTPDRCRWVVGGTNHPIPSFGWIPQPVPAGVDVRHAEDGETLGALLETGEIDALISVDVPQSLVDGSPRIARLYPDHVAVEREYYRRTGIFPMMHVVAIRKELAADAGLVRAIYRAFAESKEITARQYREGALKQHMGVMTPWFSALFAENRRLLGEDWWPYGVGANRTAVDTFLRYHHEQGLSARLLTSEDIFVPALLGT from the coding sequence ATGACCGAGCTGAGGATCGGGACGTACCGGTACGAGCACACGGCGGCACTCGTCGACGGAACCGTGGCCATCGAGGGCGTGGACGCCTCGTTCGAAACGGCCCCGCTGGTGTCGGACGTCTTCGAGCGGATGGTGCGCGGTGACTTCGACGTGGCCGAGCTGGGGCTCACGTACTTCCTGCGCACCTTCGACCTCGACGTCGCGCCCTTCCTGGCGCTGCCGATCTTCCCGAACCGCAACTTCCGGCACTCGGCGATCTTCGTGAACACCGCCAGCGGGATCACCGATCCGCGGGACCTCGCGGGGAAGACCGTCGGCGAGTTCGCGCTCTACGGGCACGATCCCGGCGTGTGGGTCAAGGGGATACTGGCCGACGAGCACGACGTCACGCCCGATCGGTGCCGGTGGGTCGTCGGCGGCACGAACCACCCGATCCCGTCGTTCGGCTGGATTCCCCAGCCCGTGCCCGCCGGCGTGGACGTCCGGCACGCCGAGGATGGTGAAACGCTGGGCGCACTGCTGGAAACGGGCGAGATCGACGCCCTGATCTCGGTCGACGTCCCGCAGTCCTTAGTGGACGGATCACCGAGGATCGCGCGGCTATATCCCGACCACGTGGCCGTGGAGCGCGAGTACTACCGGCGCACCGGGATCTTCCCGATGATGCACGTCGTCGCGATCCGCAAGGAACTCGCCGCGGACGCGGGCCTGGTGCGGGCGATCTACCGCGCTTTCGCCGAGTCGAAGGAAATCACGGCACGCCAGTACCGCGAGGGCGCGCTGAAGCAGCACATGGGCGTCATGACGCCGTGGTTCAGCGCGCTGTTCGCCGAAAACCGGCGCCTGCTCGGCGAAGACTGGTGGCCCTACGGCGTCGGCGCCAACCGCACGGCCGTGGACACTTTCCTGCGCTACCACCACGAACAGGGCCTGTCGGCGCGCCTGCTGACGAGCGAGGACATCTTCGTTCCCGCACTGCTGGGAACCTGA
- a CDS encoding AraC family transcriptional regulator has protein sequence MDVLTDLLRRARASTAMVRQLISRPPWSVTYADAHPLTVLTTLGGPAWIRLGGAEAVRLAAGDIALVTGPGECTIADDPATARQFTVRGGHKYLPSGERAEGHATLAPRTYGDGLPGATTMLRAAYELHGDVGTRLLALLPPLAVVPAGPRTGAALDLLTAEVSRDEPGQDAVLARVLDLVLVLALRAWCAESAALPAWYRALGDPAIGEALRLLHTDPARRWTVAELATGAGLSRAAFAARFTSLVGEPPLAYLTGWRMTLAADLLRDTEKTVAAVAGEVGYADAFAFSVAFKRARGLSPSTWRREER, from the coding sequence GTGGACGTGCTGACCGATCTGCTGCGCCGGGCCCGCGCCAGTACCGCGATGGTCCGGCAGCTGATCTCGCGGCCGCCGTGGTCGGTGACCTACGCCGACGCTCACCCGCTGACGGTGCTGACCACGCTCGGCGGCCCCGCGTGGATCCGGCTCGGCGGCGCGGAAGCCGTGCGGCTCGCCGCCGGGGACATCGCGCTGGTCACCGGGCCCGGCGAGTGCACGATCGCCGACGATCCCGCCACCGCGCGCCAGTTCACCGTCCGCGGCGGCCACAAGTACCTGCCCAGCGGCGAACGAGCGGAGGGCCACGCGACGCTGGCGCCGCGCACCTACGGCGACGGTCTGCCCGGGGCGACGACGATGCTGCGCGCCGCCTACGAACTCCACGGCGACGTCGGCACGCGGCTGCTCGCGCTGCTGCCGCCGCTCGCGGTGGTCCCGGCCGGACCGCGCACCGGCGCGGCGCTGGACCTGCTCACCGCCGAGGTCTCCCGCGACGAACCCGGCCAGGACGCGGTGCTCGCCAGGGTGCTGGATCTGGTGCTGGTACTGGCTTTGCGGGCGTGGTGCGCCGAATCGGCGGCACTGCCCGCCTGGTACCGGGCGCTCGGCGATCCGGCGATCGGCGAAGCGCTGCGCCTGCTGCACACCGATCCCGCGCGCCGGTGGACGGTCGCCGAACTGGCCACCGGAGCCGGGTTGTCCCGCGCCGCGTTCGCCGCGCGGTTCACCTCGCTGGTCGGCGAACCACCGCTCGCCTACCTGACCGGCTGGCGGATGACGCTGGCCGCGGATCTGTTGCGGGACACCGAAAAAACGGTCGCGGCGGTGGCGGGCGAGGTCGGCTACGCGGACGCGTTCGCGTTCAGCGTGGCGTTCAAACGCGCCCGCGGCCTGAGCCCTTCGACGTGGCGCCGCGAGGAACGCTGA
- a CDS encoding TetR/AcrR family transcriptional regulator produces the protein MPRITEEHRAERRAEIVAAARRRFARTGFHQTSMPDIAKEAGVSVGAPYRYFAGKEEIILELAGDAFRAIFAPIVRLVDAEETPAVADLVAASIGAADATGDDELLRCGVQVWSELLTNDTLRERAADGFEDVRRKIAEVLRRGQAAGTVPAALEPERGSRVVMALLHGFVLQRVAFGLDDTEGFAEDVRAVLVGAGISVPRGATSKGSGRGRV, from the coding sequence ATGCCGCGGATCACCGAGGAGCACCGCGCGGAACGGCGTGCCGAGATCGTGGCGGCGGCGCGCCGCCGTTTCGCGCGCACCGGGTTCCACCAGACCTCGATGCCGGACATCGCGAAGGAGGCCGGTGTTTCCGTCGGGGCCCCGTACCGGTACTTCGCCGGCAAGGAAGAGATCATCCTCGAACTGGCCGGTGACGCCTTCCGCGCGATCTTCGCGCCGATCGTGCGGCTGGTCGACGCCGAGGAGACGCCCGCCGTCGCCGATCTCGTGGCCGCGTCGATCGGCGCCGCCGACGCGACGGGGGACGACGAACTGCTGCGCTGCGGCGTTCAGGTCTGGAGCGAGCTGCTCACGAACGACACCCTGCGCGAGCGCGCCGCCGACGGGTTCGAGGACGTCCGGCGGAAGATCGCCGAGGTGCTCCGCCGCGGCCAGGCCGCCGGGACCGTGCCCGCCGCGCTCGAACCCGAACGCGGCAGCAGGGTGGTCATGGCGCTGTTGCACGGTTTCGTGCTCCAACGTGTCGCGTTTGGACTCGACGACACCGAGGGCTTCGCCGAGGACGTGCGGGCCGTGCTCGTCGGCGCGGGGATCAGCGTTCCTCGCGGCGCCACGTCGAAGGGCTCAGGCCGCGGGCGCGTTTGA